From one Malus sylvestris chromosome 1, drMalSylv7.2, whole genome shotgun sequence genomic stretch:
- the LOC126618848 gene encoding uncharacterized protein LOC126618848 → MSGPSDRRFDLNLVEEAAPPSPDNIWRPSFVSPTGPLTVGDSVMKNDMTAAVVARNLLTPKDNRLLSKRSDELSVKDSLALSVQCAGSVSNMAQRLFARTRQVESLAAEVMSLKQEIRGLKHENKQLHRLAHDYATNMKRKLDQMKESDGQVLLDHQRFVDLFQRHLLPSSSGAVPRNEAPNDQSLMPPPSRVLSNTEAPNDPPPVPSLSGALPTAETSPKQPL, encoded by the coding sequence atgtctggcccctccgaccgtcgttttgacttgaaccttgttgaagaggcagccccgccttctccagacaacatatggcgcccatccttcgtctcccctactggtcctcttaccgttggggattccgtgatgaagaatgatatgaccgctgcggtagtggccaggaaccttctcactcccaaagataacagactactttccaaacggtctgatgagttgtctgttaaggattctctggctctcagtgttcagtgtgcaggttctgtgtctaatatggcccaacgcctatttgctcgaacccgccaagttgaatcattggcggctgaagtgatgagtctcaaacaggagattagagggctcaagcatgagaataaacagttgcaccggctcgcacatgactatgctacaaacatgaagaggaagcttgaccagatgaaggaatctgatggtcaggttttacttgatcatcagagatttgtggatttgttccaaaggcatttattgccttcgtcttctggagctgtaccgcgtaatgaagctccaaatgatcaatctctgatgcctcctccttctagggttttgtccaatactgaggctccgaatgatccccctccggtgccttctctttctggggctctaccgactgctgagacttctcctaagcaacctttgtga